The Henckelia pumila isolate YLH828 chromosome 2, ASM3356847v2, whole genome shotgun sequence genome includes a window with the following:
- the LOC140877742 gene encoding uncharacterized protein: MDGDHELKHICKFCNKSFPCGRSLGGHMRSHLINSSSDRDHKFRENRPLPLPDGRNNAKFDKLSELGSPSSYGLRENPKKTRKFSKPSDQEDTLLQDKICKECGRSFHSWKALFGHMKSHSVNRKIANTWEDDSWDSQSDNESAAPFCKKKRSNRMKRYTSTTNSSSLANFSPCVSEIDQQVQEEVALSLIMLSRDTGNWGEMNSSGSSYNSLDFSGAKKFGKISGKGSFCSESKFKKSKDKLKNTRKTKNLDQESEVNSPRNPIQKSGLDQFEGLKFNKAKSSKGKCIGSNDSEVSLPVESYKSPFAHSPFEKTSKFLCTICQKAFTSYQALGGHRASHKKFKGCCAPRIVGFLKIKEHECPICFKIFPSGQALGGHKRSHLISDQPKSTTHPSVVIQMPSAKTRDFLDLNLPAPVDHEEWWIGISNDHESGIEHKRPLLGFLSS; encoded by the exons ATGGACGGAGATCATGAGCTGAAGCATATCTGCAAATTCTGCAACAAGAGCTTCCCCTGTGGGAGATCTTTGGGTGGCCACATGAGGTCTCATTTGATCAATAGTTCATCTGATCGAGATCATAAGTTTCGAGAAAACAGACCTCTGCCTCTCCCCGATGGCAGAAACAATGCTAAATTCGACAAACTTTCGGAGTTGGGGAGTCCGAGTAGTTATGGCCTGAGGGAGAATCCGAAGAAGACAAGAAAATTCTCAAAGCCAAGTGATCAAGAAGATACTTTGCTTCAAGATAAAATATGTAAAGAATGTGGCAGAAGTTTCCATTCTTGGAAGGCTTTGTTTGGCCATATGAAATCCCACTCTGTGAATAGAAAGATTGCGAATACTTGGGAAGATGATTCTTGGGATAGCCAATCTGACAATGAATCAGCAGCTCCATTTTGCAAGAAGAAGAGGTCAAACAGAATGAAAAGGTACACCTCTACCACAAATTCATCGTCCTTGGCCAATTTTTCGCCTTGTGTTTCTGAGATTGATCAGCAAGTGCAAGAAGAGGTTGCTTTGAGTTTGATCATGCTTTCCAGGGATACTGGAAATTGGGGTGAAATGAATTCTTCTGGTTCCTCGTATAATAGTTTGGACTTTTCAGGGGCTAAGAAATTTGGTAAAATTTCTGGCAAAGGGTCGTTCTGTAGTGAGTCCAagttcaagaaatccaaagataAGCTCAAGAACACGAGAAAGACGAAAAATcttgatcaagaatctgaagTTAATTCGCCCAGGAATCCGATCCAGAAAAGTGGATTGGATcagtttgaagggctaaaatTCAACAAGGCTAAGTCAAGCAAGGGAAAGTGCATTGGTTCAAATGATTCTGAAGTGAGTTTGCCTGTTGAAAGCTACAAATCCCCATTTGCACACAGCCCTTTTGAGAAAACCAGCAAATTTTTATGCACGATTTGCCAAAAAGCCTTCACTTCATATCAAGCTCTAGGGGGTCACAGAGCAAGCCACAAAAAGTTCAAAGGTTGCTGTGCTCCAAGAA TAGTTGGATTCCTGAAAATCAAGGAGCATGAGTGCCCAATTTGCTTCAAGATTTTCCCATCAGGGCAGGCTTTAGGTGGGCACAAGAGGTCGCATTTGATATCAGATCAGCCAAAAAGTACTACTCATCCTTCTGTTGTGATTCAAATGCCGTCCGCAAAAACTCGGGACTTTCTTGATCTCAACTTGCCTGCTCCTGTTGATCATGAAGAATGGTGGATTGGGATCAGCAACGATCACGAAAGTGGAATCGAGCATAAACGTCCGTTGCTCGGCTTTCTCTCGAGCTGA